The Pelobacter propionicus DSM 2379 genome includes a region encoding these proteins:
- a CDS encoding conjugal transfer protein TraD, giving the protein MTEAIEKKKTRLEKLAEQKAAIEAKLKAERERLSLQQRKARTAENAKLRKAQNQEKYAYGGLCEIAGLLGTDRGAVLGVLLWASELFKKEPEKIASFKKRGDAILTQREAARKQGVRREED; this is encoded by the coding sequence ATGACTGAGGCTATAGAAAAGAAAAAAACACGCCTTGAAAAGCTGGCCGAACAGAAGGCGGCTATCGAGGCAAAGCTCAAGGCGGAACGCGAGCGTTTAAGCCTGCAACAGCGCAAGGCCAGAACCGCAGAAAATGCGAAGCTGAGAAAAGCGCAAAATCAGGAGAAATACGCCTACGGCGGGTTGTGCGAGATTGCGGGGCTGCTTGGGACTGACAGGGGGGCAGTGTTGGGGGTTTTGCTGTGGGCCTCGGAACTTTTCAAAAAAGAGCCGGAAAAGATCGCCAGCTTCAAAAAGCGGGGCGATGCGATTCTGACACAACGGGAAGCGGCCAGAAAACAGGGGGTGCGGCGTGAAGAAGATTGA
- a CDS encoding MobA/MobL family protein, with amino-acid sequence MATYHCSVKHGSKGNGASSAAKADYICREGKYADKPDLEYKESGNMPEWAQASPRVFWHAGDQCERANGRVYTEIETALPREISPDHRRELVQNFIREQLSGHPYTVAIHNPKATLDGGDQPHAHIIFSERKLDGIERNQEQFFKRANAKEPEKGGTAKDRTWNEREKVQQIREAWEGHYNRYSPERVSCRSLREQGIGREPERHLGPKMARPEAPEAGKVMEGSSQKTENKAR; translated from the coding sequence ATGGCAACCTACCATTGCAGCGTCAAACACGGCAGCAAAGGCAACGGCGCAAGCAGCGCAGCGAAAGCCGACTATATTTGCCGTGAAGGCAAATACGCCGACAAGCCAGACCTTGAATATAAAGAAAGTGGCAACATGCCGGAATGGGCGCAGGCTTCACCGCGCGTATTCTGGCATGCTGGCGACCAATGCGAGAGAGCAAACGGCAGAGTCTACACTGAAATAGAGACAGCCCTTCCCCGCGAAATATCACCAGACCACCGGCGGGAACTTGTTCAAAACTTCATCCGCGAACAACTTTCCGGCCACCCCTACACCGTAGCCATCCACAACCCGAAAGCCACCCTTGACGGCGGCGACCAGCCCCACGCCCACATTATATTCTCCGAACGAAAGCTGGACGGCATCGAGCGAAACCAAGAGCAGTTCTTCAAACGGGCCAACGCAAAGGAGCCGGAAAAGGGAGGGACGGCCAAAGACCGGACATGGAACGAGCGGGAGAAGGTGCAGCAGATCCGGGAGGCATGGGAGGGACATTACAACCGTTACAGCCCGGAGCGGGTCTCCTGCAGGAGTCTCAGGGAACAGGGCATAGGCCGGGAACCGGAGCGGCACCTGGGGCCAAAAATGGCCCGTCCGGAAGCGCCGGAGGCCGGAAAGGTCATGGAGGGGTCGTCTCAGAAAACGGAAAATAAAGCACGCTAA